GAAGGACTAAGCGCGCCAACCGAGCTTGCTCCTGCGCGCGACCGCCTCGCGGGCATCCTGATCGCTCTCGCGGCGATGTGGCTGGTCTTCGACCAGCTTTGGCCGGTACGTACGATCACGGTGATGCGCCGCGGCTTCGCCTCTGTGCTTCGGCTTGGATCGGAGATCCTGACCCTGCTCGACTCAGGGAAAAACAAGGAAGAGATTCTTCGCGGTGCGGACATCCTTCGAGACAGGCTCGGCAAGACCGTGGCTGGACTGCGAAGCAGCAACACAGCGGTGCCTTACGACTTCAGCCCGGACCGTGAACGCCACATCCAGGAGGGCGACGCCATCCTTCGCGCCACCCTTACCGCAGCGGCTCTTTTCTGGAACGAGATCGCCATGCTTCACAGCCTCGAAGAGGAAGAGGTGCCCGTCGAACCGGGTCGCCGAGAGTTGCGGGACCATCTTGCCGCACGCATGATCGTCATGGCGGATCTGGTCGCGCAGCATTGTCCGGTCGCCCCGGAGACTTCGCCCCTGACTACGGATCCCATACTCCTGACGGACCCGGATCTCGGCGAATATACGCAACACCTGGTCGCGCGCCACGCGGAGTTGGAGAAGTTCGTGGCCGCACTGAATTAGCCGGCGATCAGCTATCCTGCGTGGACGGGGATGACCGAGGTGGCAAAGTTGCGTTGGCAGAATGATGTGAACAGCCGGAAGACGACCGAAGCAGGACTCGTATCGGGCCGAGCCTTCCTTTGCCTGTTGCTGGCCATGCTGGCCAACATCATCATTGCAAGAGGACAGCAAGGATCGACCGCGTTATTAACGCTGCCCAACATGCCTTTGCACGATCCGTGGATGCTCGCAAACGAAGCGGACAAGACCTACTACCTCTACACCTCCAATGTCCCTAAGCTCTCCGGCGTGAGCGTAGCTGGAACCATGGTGTACCGGAGCGTCGACCTCAAGCACTGGGAGCCTCCCGTCTTGGTCTTTCGCACCTCCGAGATGAGGTGGGCGCAGAGCGGAGCATGGGCTCCAGAAGTGCATCGCTGGAAGGGTAAGTACTATCTCTTCACGACGGTCTTCGATGACTCCAAACCTCTGCCGCCCGGTCGCAACGCCGTGCGCCCAGCCTACCGTCGCGGGACGATCAGCGCAGTGAGCGACAGCCCGCTCGGACCTTTCCATCCTGTGAACCCGGACGCGCCCCTGCCACCCTCGGACTTCATGACGCTGGACGGAACCCTCTATGTCGATCCCGTTGGAAAGCCGTGGCTCGTGTACGCCCATGAATGGCTGCAAAAGACGGATGGCACCATCGAAGCCGTACAGCTAACGGACGACCTTGCGAAGAGCGCAGCACCGCCCATCTTTCTCTTCAAGGCGTCTGACGCACCGTGGCTGGACAAGGACGTTGTCCCATCAACAGAGTCCAGCCAGTACGTCACGGATGGCCCTGAACTCTTCCGCACGCATGACGGCCACCTACTGATGTTGTGGTCAAGCTATTCGAACGATAGCAAGTACATTCAGACGATCGCGCGATCGAAGACGGGAGCGATCAACGGGCCGTGGGAGCAACTGGCCCCATTAGTCTACGAGGACAGCGGACACGGGATGCTCTTCCACGCCTTCGATGGGCAGCTGATGATGATCCTGCATCGGCCCTTCAAGAACGCGAGAGGAAAAGTCTACGACATGCAGGATGCCGGAGATCATCTGGAGATCGTGCGAGAGCGAACAGATCTAGATGCTCCATAACGACTCAAGGTACCGGAAAGATGCCGTACTTCGCGGCTAGAAACTCTCGCAGGTCTTGTGGGAGATAGAACGCGAGTTCCTGCCAGGTGAGTAGTTTGAGCCGGCACCGAAGTTCCGTGTAGATCACTGCCCGCATCACCTTAAACCACGTCTCTATCAGGTCAGGTCGTCGAGCATCGCAGAGTACACAGAATGAGCAGCCGAGAGCGTAGGCGGCAAGCGTACCCCGGATCAGCTGATAGCCGGCGTGTCTGCCGTCTCGCATGGGAAGCTCCGACACGTCGAAGACCGTCTCAAGGTCGCGATAGCGAGAGACAAGCTTAGGCGCTGCCCATTGAAAGTCCGACTCCGTTAGCTTGGCCTCGATCAGAAGGTCGCCAAGGCTCAGGTCCACCTCTGTCGCATCGCTCTTTGCTCGCTGCAAAGGAACTCGAGGCTTGAACCCAAACTCTGGCTCATCACTACCCTCCACATTCAATAAAGTTCGCAAACTTCTGCTCGCCATGGTTCCCGGATGGCAAAAGATGTTCATCAAGAGCGCATCGGAGCTGTTCGAACAATCCAGCTCCTTCCATTGCCAGTTGGAACGCGGCTTCATTCGTTTCGAAGCGGTATGGACCTTCTCCAGGCGCTTCGCCCAATCCGCGCGCTGAAGGATTGCGGCGTAAGCATCCGGGTGAAAGTTTCCATGCCGTCCGTGCTCATCCTGCCCGAAGAGGATGCTGGGAACCTGCCCATCCGTCCGCTCGTGCAGATGGCCGCTCAGGACGGCAAGCCGCAGGCTGCGAAGGCTCAGTTCACTCCGCAGACTTAGCCCGGCGGGAATCACGATTTCAGTTTGATCGGCGCACAACATAGCTCCTATAATAGGCGAAGATTTGGCGAATTCGATTTGGGTTGATCAAGAGTCAGATCGAGAGTCTATGATCGAGCCGCCGCCACCTCGCAAGATCGTTCACGTCGATATGGACGCCTTCTACGCGTCGGTCGAACAACGCGACAATCCCGAGCTTCGAGGTCGTCCGGTCGTGGTCGCATGGCGTGGTTCTCGGTCAGTGGTGTGCGCGGCTTCGTATGAAGCGCGTAAGTTCGGCGTGCGGTCCGCGATGCCGGCAGTGCGGGCCGAGAGGCTCTGTCCAGAAGCCGTCTTCATCCCGCCTGACTTCGTCCGCTACAAGGCGGTATCAAAGGCGGTGCGGCAGATCTTCGAGCGCCACACCGATCTGATTGAGCCTTTGTCGCTCGACGAAGCTTACCTCGATGTGACGGAGAACAAGCTTGGGCTTGCAACCGCAACCCGGGTTGCTAAAAGGATCCGGCAGGAGATTCGCGAGGAGCTGAACCTGACTGCCTCTGCCGGGGTCGCGCCCAACAAGTTTCTTGCCAAGATTGCCTCCGACTGGAGGAAGCCGGATGGCCTCTTCGTGATTCAGCCCCATGAGGTCGAGAGCTTCCTTGTTCCGCTTCCCGTGGGCCGAATTCCTGGAGTTGGGCAGGTCACGGAAGCCCGCATGAAGGCCGTTGGCATCGCAACCGTTGGCGACCTTTGCGCGATGGAGATGGTCATGCTGGAAGGCTACTTTGGCCGCTATGGCCGGCGGCTGTATGAGCTCGCGCGCGGCATCGATCACAACCCCGTCATCGCGAACCGCGCGAGCAAATCGATCTCCGCGGAAGACACGTTTCCGGTAGACATCCCGCTCCCGGAGACCGAGCCGCTCCTGCGTAAGCTGGCGGAGAAGGTATGGGTGGCTTCGCGTCAGAACGCACGGATGGCGAGGACAGTTGTCTTGAAGCTGAAGACGAAGGAGTTCAACACCCTGACGCGCAGCCTGACTCCACCCACCATGCCAGCGTCGCTCGAGGAGTTCGCCAATGTGGCCGTCTCGCTTGCCGAACGCGTCGACCTTGGCCCCAATCAGCTCTTCCGCCTCGTGGGCGTGGGGTTGAGCAACTTCCAGGTTGAACAGGTCATCGAAACGCCGCTCTTCAGTAATGACGAAGGCGATCAGGCTTTGATTGCCTCCTCTTCTGAAGATCAATCTGCACTGCCATCAGACATCCTCGATAGCCTTCAATCTGCTAGAAAGTAAGAGGAGATACGGATGAAGCTACTGAGGTACGGGAACAAAGGATTCGAACGACCGGGGATGCTGGATGAAGCGGGCAAGCTGCGCGACCTCTCCGGAGTGGTGCCGGACATCGCGGGAGCGGTGCTTTCGCCGGACTCGCTGAAGAAGCTGCTGGAACTGGATGCGTCGACACTGCCGGTGGTCGATGGCCCTTATCGCGTAGGCCCATGCGTGGGTGCGGTGGGCAAGTTCATCTGCATCGGCCTTAACTACTCCGATCATGCAGCGGAATCGGGAATGGCGGTACCCAAGGAGCCGGTGGTCTTCATGAAAGCGACCTCGTCGATCATTGGCCCCGATGACGATGTGATGATCCCGAGGGACTCTCTGAAGACCGACTGGGAGGTTGAGCTTGGAGTGGTGATTGGCAAAGAGGCAAAGTATGTCGATGAGGCCGAGGCACTCTCATATGTCGCGGGATATTGCGTTGTGAACGACCTCTCGGAGCGTGCTTTTCAGCTTGAGGGTACCGGCCAATGGGTAAAGGGCAAGAGCGCCGACACCTTCGGCCCGATCGGCCCGTGGCTGGTGACCACGGATGAAGTCCCCGATCCGGGGAGTCTGCACCTTTGGCTCGAGGTCGACGGGCACAGATTCCAGGATGGCACGACGGCGACAATGGTCTTCGGGGTCGCCCATCTGGTGAGCTACCTGAGCCGGTTCATGAGCTTGCAGCCGGGCGACATCATCTCGACGGGCACGCCTCCAGGAGTCGGGCTTGGCCAGAAGCCTCCCATCTATCTGAAGGCAGGCAACAAGATGAGGCTCGGCATCGATGGTCTGGGCAAGCAGACGCAGAATGTCGTCGCCTACTCGCCGAACCTCTGACGACCTGCATCACCGAATGTGGATAACGACGCCGGCCCCAAGCTGGATATTGTTTTGCACGTCCGACGTTCCATTCGGAAACTGAGTGCGAACCCAGTCGGCTTGAATGACGCGAAGAGAGATGCGTGGCGTGAGATCGAGGTCCACGCCACCGCCAACCTTGACGCAAAGTGAACTCGCTGAGGATGAAGGTCCAGTAGCTCCAGCGAAGACGCTGTTTGAGGCATGGGCTTCGCCAAAGAGCACATGCCCGAAGAGTGAGGAGTTGTAGTAGTCCGCACGCGACGGCGCGATCCACTTGTATTGTGGTCCGGCGGTGAAAGTCAATAGTTCAAGGCTGACGCCGGTGGAGCTGATCTTCGCACTCTGTGAACCAGCAAAGTCTCCGGCAACTCCGAATCCCTTCCACAACGAGACGCCAACCATCGCGCTTCCTCCCTGCAGCCAGAAGGTGTGGCCCGGCAGCGTATTCGAGCGGTTGGCATCGTAGAGCACCGCAGCATCGAGGCCCATCGTCGCCTTCGCAGTCGCTTGAGCCCGCGCCGAGGCAACTGGAATGAGAAGGATTAGAAGACTGATGGCGAGCTGGCGCATCGTTTGCCGTTACCCTTTCTTCATTGAACGTTCAACTGCAGCGACGTTGTATGCGTCAGCGTTCCACTGGCGGCAGTGACAGTGAGCGTGTAGTTGCGCGAGGCCTGGCCTAGATACCCAGTGCTGCCGCAGCCTGTAAGGACGATGAGAGCGCCAGTGCCGGCAAGCACGATCACCGTCATGTAAAGAGCGCGCGAAAGTGAGCTGGCGGCTCTTCTGAAGCGGCGCAGCGTTGCAAAGGGCAGGAGAAACAGAGTAAGGGCCATGGCGAGGGTGGAAGGCAACCGGTGAAGACCCGCCACTTCCTTAGCCACGGTCACGGTCATCGTTGTTGAAGTGGCTGCATCTCCGGGAGTCAGCGTAGCTGGCGAGAACGTCGCTGTTGCTCCGGCCGGGAGTCCGGTGACGGAGAACGTGATGGGGTTTGGGAAGCTGGTGTTCGGCGTGGCAGTCAACTGGTAGGCAACGCTCTTGCCAGGGAGCACAGTCATTGCCGGCTGGACTGCCGCAAACGTGAAGTCACCCGTGGAGGCAGCAAGCGCGGCCGATGTGCCTCCAACATAATCACTGTCACCGCTGTAGGTCGCGGTGACAGAGTGAACACCGGCTGCGAGCGAGGTAACCGTATAGGTCGCCACTCCGGCGACGAGCGGGGATGAGCCGATGAGAGTATTGCCATCGTAAAAGCCAACGGTTCCGGTCGGAACTCCACTCGTGAACGACGTCACGTTCGCGGTGAAGGTAAAGGCGGCACCAGACCCAGGCGTACCTGTCAGTGTGATCTTGATGATCGCCTTGTTCACCGTAAGCACAGAGGATGAGCTGTTGCTGGCGACAAAGTTTGCATCACCGGCATAGGCCGCCGAGAGACTGTGCTGAGCTACCGAGAACGAGTTCACGCTGAGAAGCGCCTGTCCGTTCGACAGATTCGACTGACCGAGGACCGTGCTGCCATCGAAGAACTTCACCGTGCCGGTCGCCGTGTAGTTCGAGGCCGAGGGAGGTGCAATCGCCGTCGTCAACTGCACCACCTGTCCGTACTCGACCGATGAAGTCGGAGAGATCGTGAGTGTGTCGGTTGTCGCAATGGGCGTTCCGGTAAGGGAGATGGGGGAGGAGGTGCTCGCCGCATAGAGAGTATCGCCAGCGTAGGTCGCGGAGATCGCATGGGCTATCGCCGCACCCGGAACCACAACCGATGCCAGGGTCGCAGTGGCCGACCGCGTGATCTGGAGCGGACGGATGCTGGTCGAACCGCCGCCCACGTTCGTGATTGCAAGATCCTGGGTCCCGTCGCCGTCGAAGTCCGCCGTAGTTACTGACGCCGGGGAGTCGAGGTTTGCGACGACGGAGTTCGTGCCATTTGAAAATGCGCCGGTGCCGTCACCGAACAAGACCGTCGCCGTATTCGCGTTGCCGTTCGTGACGATGAGGTCCTGTTTACCGTCGCCGTTGAAGTCGCTTACGGCGATGGCGCTGGGACTATCGCCCGTGCTGTAAGGCGAGCCGGACGCGGCCAGACGTGTGCCTGTGTTCAGCAGGATCGAGAGCGTGTTGCCGGTCGCGCTGACTACGGCTAGGTCTGCCTTGCCGTCCGCGTTGAAGTCGCCCACAGTCGCCGACACCGGGTAGGACAGGGTTGCGAAGGGCGAGCCCGGCAGGGGCGTGAATCCTCCAACGCCATCTCCCTTAAGGATGGTGACGTTGTTCGAGGTCGTATTGACTACGGCAAGATCGAGGAAGCCATCGCTGTTGAAGTCAGCTGCCCCGATCCACGATGGATTTTGTCCCACGGCGTAGGTTGTGGACGGGTTGGAGGCAAAACCGCCGCTGCCATCGTTGATCAGAACCGTGATCGTGGAGTCGTACACGTTTGCAACTGCGATATCGGGCAGACCGTCGCCGTTGAAGTCGCCTGCGACGATCGACTGCGGGCCGCTGCCAACGGTCACGTTCGGGCCGGCGCTGAATCCGCCACTGGCGTTTCCGAAGAGGATGGAGATGCTACCGGCCACCGCATTCGCCGAGAGGATGTCGAGGTGGCCATCGGCATTGAGATCGGCAACCGCGAGCGCTGTCGGTCCAGCCCCAACCGCAAAGGGCGATCCTGCTGCCTGGGTAAAAGCTCCCGTTCCGTCGCCAAAAAAGACGCTTATCGTGTTGTCCTGAAGATTCGCAGTGGCGAAGTCAGGGATGCCGTCGTTGTTGAAGTCTCCCGAGATCACAGCGGCAGGGATCGCGCCAACCGTGACCGGCGAGGTAGGGATGGTTATGAAGTCGTACAGGGGCGCAGCAGCTATCGATATATCTGCCGAGCCCAGCAGAAGATTTTTGTTGCTGGTGTCGATGAAGCTCACCATCTCGCTGCCGGCCGGAGTGGCGAGCCCGTGATAACCAACCGTGGCGGTCAGAGAGTAGTTGGCGGCACTTCCGCTGCTGGCGGCAACCGTGTTCGAAGCTGCCGTGCCGCTGACGCTGATAGAAGCGGTTGAGGACGCGCTTGCAAATGCCGCGTGCGTGCCGGCGAAGATGGCATTCACCGAGTGATCGCCAGGGCCAAAGATGTGTTTGAGCACAGCCGCGCCGCCAGTCGAGATCTGCGCAGAGCCAAGCACCGCCGGGCCCTCGCAGTAGATGGCGGTGGCGTCACAGAAGGTCACGAGCCCAGCAGCGACCGGGGCTCCCGAAGCAGTCACGGTAGCGGTCAGAACCACCGCCGTTCCCGTCGTCACAGAGTTGCTGGAGATCGTCAAGGTAGTGCTGGTGGTGAGAGGCGAAGTCGCCCAAAGGCTGGCCGCATCTCCACCAACGGCAAGAACAAGTGCGGCGACAAGAAGCTTTCTGCGAGTGAAGGACATCATTCCGCACCTCCTGCCCAGGTCTTGGCCCCGTCGAATAGAAGGGCCTCAATATCCGGGTTCGGATCGGGTTCCCAATCTCGATTCCAGAGCGGCGGACGTTCAAGTTCCGACACCTTTTGCGTCGATGGCGTAACCGTGACCTGGACTGTGATCGGAGCCGAGGTGCCGGAGGCGTTGGTGATGGTGTAGGTAAAGGTGACGATCTGGGTCGACGTAATGTTCGGATCGGGGATGTAGAGGATGTCCAGCCCCTTGACCACCGCGCGGCCACTAGGAGGCGGAGTGACGATGGTAATCCCGGTAAAGGGCCCGCTGGTCGCATTGGCGGTGACGTGCATGGAGGATGGAAGGGAAGCAGAGGCGGTCGCGGTGGTGTTCTGTCCAGTGGGAGGGGGCTCCGCAGTCACCGAGTTAGAAGGCACCGAAGCCGGGCCGGTTCCGGCACTGTTGGTGGCTGTAACCGTGAAGCTGTACGAGGTGCCATTGGTCAAACCTGTGACCGTGATCGGAGGTGCGGTTCCGGTCGCGGTGAAGCCACCAGGTGACGAGGTCACCGTATATCCGGTGATGGATGCGCCGCCGGTGAAGGAAGGGGCGGTGAAACTGACGGTGGCCTGGGTGTCTCCGGGTGTCGCTTTGATGGCTGTCGCAGGGCCGGGGACGGCAGCGACGATTGAGAAAGACCGCGAGACCGTCGGGGCAGGCGCAAAGGTAGCGTTGCCCGCTTGGTCGGCGTGAATGGTGCAGGTGCCGACGGTGACGGAGGTCAGCGATCCCGAAGAGGTGATCGTGCAAACCGCTGGCGTGGTCGAGGTAAAGGTGACGGCAAGACCTGAGGTCGAAGTTGCGCTGAGAGTGCTTTGTCCGCCAAAGCTCTGTGGGCCGGGGTTGGCAAAGGTGATGGTCTGGGCGCTCACGGGCGTGATCGCATTCGACGGAGCCGAAGCCGAGCCTGTACCCGCGCTATTGGTTGCCTTGACGGAGAAGGTGTAGGAGGTGCCATTGGTCAGCCCCGTCACCGTGATCGGAGAGGCACTGCCCGTTCCCGCAAGCCCACCGGGCGACGAGATCACCGTATAGCTCGTAATCGGAGATCCGCCGTCCGACGCTGGCGGGGTGAACGCGACCGAGGCCTGTCCGTCACCGGCGACTGCCTGGCCTACCGTGGGGGTACCGGGAACGGTTGCGGGAGTGACGGCGTTCGACGCCGCCGAGGGCAGGCTGGTTCCTGCGCTGTTGGTCGCGGTGACGGTGAAGGTGTACGCAGTCCCGTTGCTAAGTCCCGTCACCGTGATTGGAGACGCCGGGCCAGTCGCTGTGATGCCGCCCGGTGACGAGGTCACGGTATAGCTCGTAATCGGCGAGCCTCCCGTCGATGCGGGAGCGGTGAAGGTCACGGTCGCCTGCGCGTTGCCGCCCGTGGCTGTGCCAATCACCGGCGGGCCTGCGGTTGCAGCCGCGGTCACTGAGTTCGAAGGTGCGGAAGCCGCACCGGTACCGGCGGCATTGGTGGCAGTCACGGTAAAGGTGTAGGCTGTCCCGTTCGTAAGGCCAGATACGACGATGGGAGAGGAGCTTCCTGTCCCGGTCAGGCCGCCGGGTGACGAGGTCACCGTGTAGCTGGTGATCGGCGATCCGCCATTCGACGCAGGCGGCGTAAAGCTGACCGAGGCCTGCCCGTTACCCGCGGTTGCTGTGCCCACCGTCGGTGTGCCGGGAACCGTCGCAGCGGTCACCGAGTTCGAAGCAGCAGAAGCTGGGCTGGTGCCAGCGGCGTTGGTCGCCGTCACGGTGAAGGTATAGGCCGTCCCGTTGGTGAGACCTGCAACAACGATGGGCGACGAAGTCCCAGTGCCGGTGAAGCCACCCGGAGATGAGGTGACCGTGTAGCTGGTGATCGGCGACCCACCGTTCGACGCCGGAGGTGTGAAGGTGACCGAGGCCTGCCCGTTGCCTCCGGTTGCCATCCCGACTGTGGGCGTGCCGGGGACGGTTGCGGCTGTGACCGAGTTCGACGGTGACGAAGCCGCGCCGGTGCCGACAGCGTTGGTCGCCGTAACGGTAAACGTGTAGGCGGTTCCATTCGTGAGACCCATCACAACGATTGGAGACGACGTGCCAGTACCAGTAAGCCCGCCCGGAGACGACGTCACGGTGTAGCCGGTGATCGCCGACCCGCCGTTCGATGCTGGGGGAGTGAACGCTACCGACGCCTGTCCGTTGCCTCCAGTAGCCGTGCCAACCGTTGGCGCGCCCGGAACCGTCGCTGCGGTGACGGAGTTCGAAGCAGCCGACGCCGCGCTCGTTCCAGCAGCGTTGGATGCGGTGACCGTGAAGGTATAGGCAGTTCCGTTGGTGAGACCCATCACCGTTATCGGCGAGGAGGTTCCTGTACCAGTCAGCCCTCCCGGAGACGAGGTCACAGTGTAGCCAGTGATCGCAGAGCCGCCGTTTGATGCTGGCGGAGTGAAGGTGACCGATGCTTGCCCGTTGCCTCCAGTGGCCGTCCCCACTGTGGGCGCACCCGGAACCGTGGCCACGGTCACTGAGTTCGACGCGGCGGATGCCGGTCCCGTTCCGACTGCATTGGACGCTGTCACCGTGAAGGTGTACGCCGTGCCATTGGTAAGACCCATCACGACGATAGGGGACGATGCGCCCGTTCCTGTGAATCCTCCGGGGGATGAGGTGACAGTGTAGTTGGTGATCGCTGAACCGCCATTCGACGCAGGAGGGGTGAACGCCACCGAAGCCTGTCCGTTGCCCGGAGTGGCCGTCCCCACCGTCGGCGTGCCGGGAACCGTAGCAGCGGTCACCGAGTTCGAAGCGGCAGAAGCCGCACTGGTGCCAACCGCGTTGGTCGCGGTGACGGAGAAGGTGTACATCGTGCCGCTGGTCAGACCGGTCACCACGATCGGGGAAGAGGTGCCCGTCGCGGTAATGCCGCCGGGCGAAGAAGTCACGGTATAGCTGGTAATCGCCGACCCGCCATTTGACGCTGGCGGAGTGAAGGCGACCGAGACCTGACCGTTGCCGACCGTGGCTGCACCGATGGTGGGCGTGCCGGGAGCGCTCGCCGCGGTCACAGAGTTCGACGGAGCAGACCCAGGCCCCGTGCCCGCGGCATTTGTCGCAGTGGCCGAGAAGGTATAGGCCGTCCCATTCGTAAGCCCCGTGACGATGATCGGAGACGACGTGCCCGTCGCGGTGATGCCACCCGGAGAGGAGGTCACCGTGTAGCTGGTGATCGCGGAGCCACCGTTCGACGCTGGTGGAGTGAAGGCAACGGAGACCTGTCCGTTGCCGACCGTGGCTGTCCCGATGGTGGGCGCGCCCGGAACCGTAGCGGCGGTGACCGAGTTCGATGGAGCGGACGCCGCGCCCGTGCCGACCGCATTGGTTGCGGTGACGGTAAAGGTATAGGCAGTTCCGTTCGTAAGTCCCGAGACAACGATGGGAGAGGACGCTCCGGTCCCAGTAAACCCGCCAGGAGATGAAGTCACGGTGTAGCTGGTAATCGCCGACCCGCCATTCGACGCTGGAGCGGTGAAGGCGACCGAGGCCTGCCCGTTGCCTCCAGTCGCTGCCCCAACCGTGGGTGTGCCCGGAACCGTGGCCGGAGTGACGGAGTTCGACGCCGCCGACGCGGTTCCTGTTCCAACAGCATTGGTAGCCGTCACCTTGAAGGTGTACGCCGTCCCGTTGGTCAACCCGGTAACGACAATGGGGGATGAAGCCCCGGTCCCGGTAAGACCGCCGGGAGTGGAGGTGACGGTGTAGCTCGTGATCGCCGAGCCGCCATTCGACGCGGGAGCCGTAAAGGTGACACTCGCCTGCGCGTTGCCCGCAGTGGCAGTTCCGATGGTGGCCGCTCCGGGAACCGTAGCTGGGGTGACGGAGTTCGAGGCGGCGGAAGCTGCGCCGGTGCCCGTAGTATTCGTTGCCGTCACCGTGAAGGTGTAAGCCGTGCCGTTGGTGAGTCCGGTGACAACGATCGGAGACGAAGCTCCTGTCCCGGTCAGTCCACCGGGCGAGGAGGTCGCCGTGTAGCTGGTGATCGCCGATCCGCCGTTCGATGCCGGAGCGGTGAAGGCGACCGAAGCCTGCCCGTTGCCCCGCGTGGCCGTACCAATCGTCGGCGCTCCCGGAACCGAGGCCGCGGTCACCGAGTTGGAAGCGGACGAAGACGCACTGGTGCCAAGCGCATTCGTGGCCGTTACGGTGAAGGTATAAGCTGTCCCGTTCGTAAGTCCGGTAACGACGATCGGCGAGCTAACGCCCGTTCCCGTGAATCCACCCGGAGACGAGATGACCGTATAGCTGGTAATCGCCGAGCCGCCGTTCGACGCCGGTGCAGTAAACGCAACCGATGCCTGAGCGTTGCCCGGAGTTGCCGTGCCAATCGTCGGCGCTCCGGGAACCGTGGCCGGAGTGACCGAGTTCGATGCAGCGGAGGCTGTGCTTGTGCCCGCCGAATTGGTCGCGGTGACGGTGAAGGTGTACGCCGTCCCGTTTGCAAGTCCGGAGACAGTGATCGGAGAGGCAGTTCCGGTCCCGGTCAGACCCCCTGGGGAAGAAGTGACGGTGTAGCCCGTGATCGCCGAGCCACCGTTTGAAGCTGGCGCAGTAAACGTGACCGAGGCCTGGGCATTGCCGCGCGTCGCGGTCCCGATCGTCGGCGCGCCCGGAACTGTCGCTGGCGTGACCGAGTTCGACGCTGCCGAG
This Granulicella aggregans DNA region includes the following protein-coding sequences:
- a CDS encoding beta strand repeat-containing protein, which translates into the protein MPMSLIFHREERRSGLNWALSAFLVLLAILTLAPAAFASTTCSANVTIGGIGTGYAQIFDVFQSGNCDNDDFGLFQGTNVPIYSTPAFASTPATAIGSAGNTYTLQWNSAFGTYGIYLMNQVASGPEVLTFSYYFDNGSGAPPGSTTNGIFTVILSIPPHQAPGAPTIGTATAGNAQASVAFTAPASNGGSAITGYTVTSSPGGFTGTGTASPITVTGLTNGTAYTFTVTATNAIGTSTASAASNSVTPATVPGAPTIGTATRGNAQASVTFTAPASNGGSAITGYTVTSSPGGLTGTGTASPITVSGLANGTAYTFTVTATNSAGTSTASAASNSVTPATVPGAPTIGTATPGNAQASVAFTAPASNGGSAITSYTVISSPGGFTGTGVSSPIVVTGLTNGTAYTFTVTATNALGTSASSSASNSVTAASVPGAPTIGTATRGNGQASVAFTAPASNGGSAITSYTATSSPGGLTGTGASSPIVVTGLTNGTAYTFTVTATNTTGTGAASAASNSVTPATVPGAATIGTATAGNAQASVTFTAPASNGGSAITSYTVTSTPGGLTGTGASSPIVVTGLTNGTAYTFKVTATNAVGTGTASAASNSVTPATVPGTPTVGAATGGNGQASVAFTAPASNGGSAITSYTVTSSPGGFTGTGASSPIVVSGLTNGTAYTFTVTATNAVGTGAASAPSNSVTAATVPGAPTIGTATVGNGQVSVAFTPPASNGGSAITSYTVTSSPGGITATGTSSPIIVTGLTNGTAYTFSATATNAAGTGPGSAPSNSVTAASAPGTPTIGAATVGNGQVSVAFTPPASNGGSAITSYTVTSSPGGITATGTSSPIVVTGLTSGTMYTFSVTATNAVGTSAASAASNSVTAATVPGTPTVGTATPGNGQASVAFTPPASNGGSAITNYTVTSSPGGFTGTGASSPIVVMGLTNGTAYTFTVTASNAVGTGPASAASNSVTVATVPGAPTVGTATGGNGQASVTFTPPASNGGSAITGYTVTSSPGGLTGTGTSSPITVMGLTNGTAYTFTVTASNAAGTSAASAASNSVTAATVPGAPTVGTATGGNGQASVAFTPPASNGGSAITGYTVTSSPGGLTGTGTSSPIVVMGLTNGTAYTFTVTATNAVGTGAASSPSNSVTAATVPGTPTVGMATGGNGQASVTFTPPASNGGSPITSYTVTSSPGGFTGTGTSSPIVVAGLTNGTAYTFTVTATNAAGTSPASAASNSVTAATVPGTPTVGTATAGNGQASVSFTPPASNGGSPITSYTVTSSPGGLTGTGSSSPIVVSGLTNGTAYTFTVTATNAAGTGAASAPSNSVTAAATAGPPVIGTATGGNAQATVTFTAPASTGGSPITSYTVTSSPGGITATGPASPITVTGLSNGTAYTFTVTATNSAGTSLPSAASNAVTPATVPGTPTVGQAVAGDGQASVAFTPPASDGGSPITSYTVISSPGGLAGTGSASPITVTGLTNGTSYTFSVKATNSAGTGSASAPSNAITPVSAQTITFANPGPQSFGGQSTLSATSTSGLAVTFTSTTPAVCTITSSGSLTSVTVGTCTIHADQAGNATFAPAPTVSRSFSIVAAVPGPATAIKATPGDTQATVSFTAPSFTGGASITGYTVTSSPGGFTATGTAPPITVTGLTNGTSYSFTVTATNSAGTGPASVPSNSVTAEPPPTGQNTTATASASLPSSMHVTANATSGPFTGITIVTPPPSGRAVVKGLDILYIPDPNITSTQIVTFTYTITNASGTSAPITVQVTVTPSTQKVSELERPPLWNRDWEPDPNPDIEALLFDGAKTWAGGAE